One Brassica napus cultivar Da-Ae chromosome C4, Da-Ae, whole genome shotgun sequence genomic region harbors:
- the LOC106395167 gene encoding cytokinin riboside 5'-monophosphate phosphoribohydrolase LOG3-like, with protein sequence MEITAEKMQMSRFKRICVFCGSSQGKKSSYQDAAVELGNELVSRNIDLVYGGGSIGLMGLVSQAVHDGGRHVIGIIPKTLMPKELTGETVGEVRAVADMHQRKAEMAKHSDAFIALPGGYGTLEELLEVITWAQLGIHEKPVGLLNVDGYYNSLLSFIDKAVEEGFISPTAREIIVSAPTAKELVKKLEEYAPCHESVASKLCWET encoded by the exons ATGGAGATCACAGCTGAAAAGATGCAAATGTCAAGGTTCAAAAGAATCTGTGTCTTCTGTGGAAGCAGCCAGGGCAAGAAAAGTAGTTACCAAGATGCTGCTGTTGAGCTTGGCAACGAACTG GTTTCAAGGAATATTGATTTAGTCTATGGAGGTGGGAGCATAGGATTGATGGGTTTGGTTTCACAAGCTGTTCATGATGGTGGTCGTCATGTTATTGG AATTATTCCCAAGACCCTCATGCCTAAAGAG TTGACTGGTGAAACAGTAGGAGAAGTAAGAGCAGTTGCAGATATGCACCAAAGGAAAGCTGAGATGGCTAAGCACTCTGACGCTTTTATTGCCTTACCAG GTGGATATGGAACCCTTGAAGAATTGCTTGAAGTCATAACTTGGGCTCAGCTTGGAATACACGAAAAGCCG GTGGGTTTGCTTAATGTTGATGGATACTACAACTCTCTGCTCTCATTCATCGATAAAGCCGTTGAAGAAGGATTCATCAGCCCTACTGCTCGTGAGATCATCGTCTCCGCTCCTACTGCTAAAGAGCTTGTGAAAAAGCTAGAg GAATACGCACCTTGCCATGAAAGTGTTGCGTCTAAGCTTTGTTGGGAGACATAA
- the LOC106394456 gene encoding CASP-like protein 5A1, whose product MMNVSRPAVHPVDSVPVAPPANDRPPARMKDVQGMPGTTGGLILRLSQFVPALISFSVMITTSDYRSATAFCCLVLAVSLQSLWSLALFFIDAYALLVKRSLRNHLIVQCFTVGDGITSTLTFAAASASAGITVLINDFDRCNVNHCTRFETAVAMAFISWFAVSPSFILNFWSLASF is encoded by the exons ATGATGAACGTGAGCCGACCGGCGGTTCACCCGGTGGATTCGGTTCCGGTAGCTCCGCCCGCTAACGATAGACCGCCAGCGAGGATGAAAGATGTTCAGGGCATGCCCGGAACAACCGGCGGCCTCATCCTCCGCCTCTCTCAATTCGTCCCCGCTCTCATCTCCTTCTCCGTCATGATCACCACCTCCGATTACCGCTCGGCCACCGCTTTTTG CTGCTTGGTTCTTGCGGTTAGCTTGCAAAGCCTGTGGAGCTTGGCTCTTTTTTTCATCGATGCTTATGCTCTTCTTGTCAAAAGAAGCCTTCGGAATCACTTGATTGTTCAATGTTTCACTGTTGGAGATGGA ATCACATCCACACTTACATTTGCAGCTGCATCTGCGTCTGCTGGCATAACTGTACTCATCAACGATTTTGATAGATGTAACGTCAACCACTGCACAAGGTTCGAGACCGCCGTAGCAATGGCCTTCATCAGCTGGTTTGCGGTGTCTCCTTCCTTTATTCTCAACTTCTGGTCCTTGGCAAGCTTCTAA
- the LOC106396224 gene encoding aquaporin PIP2-2: MAKDVEGAEGFAARDYEDPPPTPFFDAEELTKWSLYRAVIAEFVATLLFLYVTVLTVIGYKISSDTKAGGDECGGVGILGISWAFGGMIFILVYCTAGISGGHINPAVTFGLFLARKVSLIRAVLYMVAQCLGAICGVGFVKAFQSSYYVRYGGGANSLADGYSTGTGLAAEIIGTFVLVYTVFSATDPKRNARDSHVPVLAPLPIGFAVFMVHLATIPITGTGINPARSFGAAVIFNESKPWNDHWIFWVGPFIGAAIAAFYHQFVLRASGSKSLGSFRSAANV, translated from the exons ATGGCTAAAGACGTGGAAGGAGCAGAGGGATTCGCGGCGAGGGACTACGAAGATCCGCCGCCAACTCCGTTTTTCGATGCGGAGGAGCTGACTAAGTGGTCTTTGTACAGAGCCGTCATAGCCGAGTTCGTAGCCACTCTCCTCTTCTTGTATGTCACTGTTTTGACTGTCATCGGCTACAAGATTTCCTCCGACACTAAGGCCGGAGGCGACGAGTGCGGAGGCGTCGGAATCCTCGGCATCTCATGGGCCTTCGGTGGCATGATCTTCATCCTTGTCTACTGCACCGCCGGTATCTCAG GTGGTCACATAAACCCGGCGGTGACATTCGGCTTGTTCTTGGCACGGAAGGTATCGTTGATTAGAGCGGTGTTATACATGGTGGCTCAGTGTTTGGGTGCTATTTGTGGAGTTGGTTTCGTCaaagctttccaaagctcttacTATGTCCGTTACGGTGGAGGAGCAAACTCTCTAGCAGACGGATACAGCACAGGGACTGGACTCGCGGCAGAGATCATCGGAACATTCGTTTTGGTCTACACGGTGTTCTCCGCTACAGATCCCAAAAGAAACGCACGAGACTCTCACGTTCCC GTGTTGGCACCACTTCCGATTGGGTTTGCGGTGTTCATGGTACACTTGGCCACTATTCCAATCACCGGAACCGGGATTAACCCGGCCAGGAGTTTCGGAGCTGCGGTTATCTTCAACGAGTCCAAGCCGTGGAATGACCAT TGGATATTCTGGGTGGGACCATTTATTGGAGCTGCCATAGCTGCATTTTATCACCAATTCGTTCTAAGAGCTTCTGGTTCCAAATCCCTCGGATCCTTCAGAAGTGCTGCCAACGTTTGA
- the LOC106396434 gene encoding aquaporin PIP2-2, whose translation MAKEVEGAEGFASRDYEDPPPTPFFDAEELTKWSLYRAVIAEFVATLLFLYVTVLTVIGYKISSDTKAGGDECGGVGILGISWAFGGMIFILVYCTAGISGGHINPAVTFGLFLARKVSLVRAVLYMVAQCLGAICGVGFVKAFQSAYYVRYGGGANSLADGYSTGTGLAAEIIGTFVLVYTVFSATDPKRNARDSHVPVLAPLPIGFAVFMVHLATIPITGTGINPARSFGAAVIYNESKPWDDHWIFWVGPFIGAAIAAFYHQFVLRASGSKSLGSFRSAANV comes from the exons atggcGAAAGAGGTGGAAGGAGCAGAGGGATTCGCTTCGAGGGACTACGAAGACCCGCCGCCAACTCCGTTTTTCGATGCGGAGGAGCTGACCAAGTGGTCTTTGTACAGAGCCGTCATCGCCGAGTTCGTAGCCACTCTCCTCTTCTTGTATGTCACTGTTTTGACTGTCATCGGCTACAAGATTTCCTCCGACACTAAGGCCGGAGGTGATGAGTGCGGAGGCGTCGGAATCCTCGGCATCTCATGGGCCTTCGGTGGCATGATTTTCATCCTTGTCTACTGCACCGCCGGTATCTCAG GTGGTCACATAAACCCTGCGGTGACGTTCGGCTTGTTCTTGGCAAGGAAGGTATCGTTGGTTAGAGCGGTGCTATACATGGTGGCTCAGTGTTTGGGTGCGATTTGTGGAGTTGGTTTCGTCAAAGCGTTCCAAAGCGCTTACTACGTACGTTACGGTGGAGGAGCAAACTCTCTAGCCGATGGATACAGCACAGGGACTGGACTCGCTGCAGAGATCATTGGAACATTCGTCCTGGTCTACACTGTTTTCTCCGCTACAGATCCCAAAAGAAATGCCCGAGACTCCCACGTTCCC GTGTTGGCGCCACTCCCAATTGGATTTGCCGTGTTCATGGTACACTTGGCCACTATTCCAATCACCGGAACGGGGATTAACCCGGCCAGGAGTTTCGGAGCTGCAGTTATCTACAACGAGTCCAAGCCGTGGGATGACCAC TGGATTTTCTGGGTGGGACCATTCATCGGAGCTGCCATAGCTGCATTTTATCACCAATTCGTCCTAAGGGCCTCTGGTTCCAAGTCCCTCGGTTCCTTCAGAAGTGCGGCCAACGTTTAA